TCTAATCATTTTTATGTTTTTTTTTATCTTTTTCTTGCATAGTTTTAGTTGCATTTTCATTAAAATGGACAACAACCTCAATTGTTTTCCTCATACTTTTCAAGCATTAAAAAAAACGACCAGATTGCCATTTTCAGTCGTTTCTTTTTTCAGGGTCGCAAATTGCCACTTTGAAATTTTAAATATTATTGTTGATTATTTAATCTTGTTTTTTGTCATCTTCTATTGATAGATACTCTCTATTTAATTCGTTGAGTAATTCTTCTTCACTTGGTAAATACAGCTTATATTTTGATGCAAATATCTGTTTTTCATCTTCAGGAAGAGTATATTTAACAATCGAATCGCTTTTGTCTGCACAAAGTACAATCCCTATTGGGGGATTATCTCCCTCATTCATCATTTCTCTTTCATAGTAATGGACATACATTTGCATTTGTCCTAAGTCTTGATGTGTCAAATCACCAATTTTTAAATCAATCAAAACAAAACATTTCAAAATATAGTTATAAAAAACTAAATCTATTCTGAAATGTCTACCATCAAAGGTAAATCTTTTCTGTCTTGCTACAAAAGAAAAACCTCTGCCTAATTCTAAAAGAAATTTCTGCAAATGAGTTATTAAGGCTTGTTCTAAATCACTTTCATAAAAATCCGCATTAGCTTCCAGACCTAAAAACTCCAGCACATAAGGATCTCTTATAATATCCTCAGGGGCTTTATTTTTCTCTGATTGTGTTATTTCTTTTGACACTTCTTCTTTATTCTTGCTTGACAGCAATCTTTCATAAAAAAAACTATTTATCTGTCTATCAAGCTGTCTTGTACTCCAATTAGATTTTATAGCTTCTTCTAAATAAAAACTTCTTGCTCTTTCATTTTCAACACGCATTAAACTACGATA
Above is a window of Sneathia sanguinegens DNA encoding:
- a CDS encoding PDDEXK nuclease domain-containing protein, with the protein product MNDISARNKVYKTANFAMVEAYWNIGKRIIYEQSGKDTAEYGQGLLQELSKQMTKDFGKGFTVANLKNMRQFYITFPNGYALRSELSWTHYRSLMRVENERARSFYLEEAIKSNWSTRQLDRQINSFFYERLLSSKNKEEVSKEITQSEKNKAPEDIIRDPYVLEFLGLEANADFYESDLEQALITHLQKFLLELGRGFSFVARQKRFTFDGRHFRIDLVFYNYILKCFVLIDLKIGDLTHQDLGQMQMYVHYYEREMMNEGDNPPIGIVLCADKSDSIVKYTLPEDEKQIFASKYKLYLPSEEELLNELNREYLSIEDDKKQD